A genomic segment from Nicotiana tabacum cultivar K326 chromosome 7, ASM71507v2, whole genome shotgun sequence encodes:
- the LOC107763996 gene encoding phosphoglycerate mutase-like protein AT74H, translating into MSLGKKLTNGTTHTTCSNHLPKRIILVRHGECLANTDINVYGTTPNHKIELTQKGIEQAKQTGSLIKKLITSENAVESNNWKVFFYVSPAERTRRTLREIGQSFPKRKVMGVKEEYRLRELSFGNYHDPASIAKVKEERVTYGRFYYRVTGGETGAEVYDRISSFVECLRRDIEMKKFCEDPSQETNIIIVTHGLSSRIFLMKWFEWTIEQFEDLNRMRTCEFQVLQLGQGGEYSLAFHHDDKKLKEWGLSLDMIEDQKRRAYGPILNSLELCDLVYPYMDCFAQDSDEENTII; encoded by the exons ATGTCTCTTGGCAAAAAGCTAACCAATGGCACAACTCACACTACCTGCAGCAACCATTTGCCCAAACGCATAATCCTAGTCCGACATGGTGAATGTTTAGCAAATACTGACATTAACGTCTACGGAACAACCCCAAATCACAAAATTGAACTGACCCAAAAAGGGATTGAGCAAGCCAAGCAAACTGGCTCCCTCATCAAGAAACTGATCACTTCTGAAAATGCTGTTGAATCTAACAATTGGAAGGTCTTCTTCTATGTTTCACCTGCAGAGCGCACCAGAAGGACGTTGAGAGAGATCGGCCAGTCGTTCCCGAAAAGGAAAGTGATGGGAGTGAAGGAAGAGTACAGGCTCAGAGAATTGAGTTTTGGTAACTATCATGACCCTGCAAGTATTGCAAAGGTTAAAGAGGAACGAGTGACGTACGGGAGGTTTTATTATAGAGTTACTGGAGGTGAAACTGGGGCTGAAGTTTATGACCGCATATCAA GTTTTGTTGAATGCTTAAGGAGGGACATAGAGATGAAGAAGTTTTGTGAGGATCCATCTCAAGAGACCAACATCATAATTGTTACACATGGACTGAGCAGTCGCATCTTTCTAATGAAATGGTTCGAGTGGACTATTGAGCAGTTTGAGGATCTTAACAGGATGAGAACTTGTGAATTTCAAGTGCTGCAATTAGGGCAGGGAGGGGAATACAGCCTAGCATTTCATCACGACGATAAGAAGCTCAAGGAATGGGGATTATCCCTTGACATGATAGAGGATCAGAAACGTAGAGCTTATGGCCCTATTCTTAATTCTCTGGAACTTTGTGATTTAGTATATCCTTACATGGATTGCTTTGCACAAGATTCAGATGAAGAGAATACTATTATCTAG